The Cuculus canorus isolate bCucCan1 chromosome 6, bCucCan1.pri, whole genome shotgun sequence genomic interval TTTGCCGGTGCTCTCAGGACGCACAGGTGAGCAGGGATAAGCATACAAATAGGAAACCTCTGAGGGAGTACAGATGCTCCTGTGCACGCTGCAAgtcaaagcagctgctgcagggtaCTGTTCTCCCACCCCACAGATCTGCTTTGCATTTGCAAAAGCACTGCCAGCTGcactcctggctgcagcaggaatTGGCACATGAAAATCACCTTCCCAGCTCAAATAGTTATAGTGTTTAACCTTGGGTGTTTTCCACGGGTGCGAAGGTGCTGCTCTGCCGAAACAGGCATTTCCCAGCAGGATCAGGCAGGGAAGATTCATTGCATGGATCTTTTGTTTCCTCAGTGTTTAAGATGCAGAGGGAGATATTGAAACTCCAAGAGAAAAATACCTCCTATAAAGAAGAGATTCTAGAAAGCTCCTTTGCCAACAAACAGCTTTCAGAGAGAAACTTTGCAGTGGAACACATGAGACATGAAGAAAACTGGAGGAGAAGCCTAGAAGAGGAAATCACCATAGTTAAGAACAGCAATGCAAACCTGATGATGATGGTGAACAACATCACCCTGGTTGCAGGTATGGCTCCATTTCTCCATGCTGGCTCTACAGTGGGGAAAGCTGGTTCCTCTGCACCACTGGTAAAGCTGGGCCAAAAACCTAGTTGAGATGAACGAATAACTAGGCCAAGATTTGTTCTTGCTGTCAGTTAGTGATGCTGCAAGTGGACAGGGTTGGGCACCAGCTCCAGGTGCCCTGGTTGGGGAGATGGACACACCTGAAGAAGATGAagcacagccctgtgcagctgtCCCAGATTCTGCCCAAGCTGTATACACTTATAGACTTCCCATAACTTATAGACTTGGGCTCTGGATGTCCTCCAAAAGGGTAGTGTCTTCAACCCAGACCTCAAGCCTATCAACCCCATACTGCTATGTTCCTCACTGAATGctgactgaaaaatatctgttaaatatttctttcagggCCTCCTGGACACAGAGGAGAACCTGGTCCCCCAGGTATGTTGGTAAATGAGCTGTAAGCaacctttcctcttttcttctttctcttttttccccttaagaGACTAGAAATGATGATTTGTGATTCCAGTGTCTACACCAGATCCTACCCAATGGGCAGATACCCAGTGCCCTGGCCATGAGGAGACTTTCTTCACCTTTTGTCTGATTCCCTGGGAGCCTCGGCTTGCATGAGTGCTCCTACAGAGGCCAGTGACCACCACTGCAGAGCATTTTAGCTCTGCCTTCTCACTGACATTCCACTAGAAAAGCTGAGAGGTGATGGAGGAACTGTACCTAGTCATTATCTGTAATAACCATCCCAAACCCCCATGTAAGATAAGAAATGACCAGTGAGAGGGGTTTTATCATCCCACAACCAGCCAATAGCTGTGCTTGTTGCCCCAGATATAGCAAGTCCTGCTGCCCAAGTCACTCCAGCACAATTCAAGACTTCCCTTCTCTGCACATCCCGAGCTGAACACTGCATGTAACGAACAGTGACAGATTTGGGAACTTCTCTATCCTGTCCCTGGAGAAACGAATGCACAGATTGAGGAATGAGCTACCCCTCTGTAGCCATACACAAGCTGCTGCCCTGGGTACCTGAGAGTTTTAGGTGGAATCACATCTGCTGCAGGAGATAAACACCTCCAGACGGAGAGGACACAGCAAGTCATGATCTAATGTTGGCTCTCCTTTGAGCAGAGGTTGGACTAGGCAATGTCTGGAGAAACCAGagattctgtgatcctatgatgATGATGATCTAAGATGTAACTCTAGTTAGGTCAGGTCTATATCTCATCCATCTCTAGTTCTTGGCTACACTGGTGagcttttatgaagaaaaaaattaatacatttttgaaaaattgtgttttcataTCTTCCTGGCTGCACTTAGAACATCGAAAGAGCACCTCCCGCCAAGCACCATTATTACACATCAGAGCTCAATAGTTCAGTACATTTTCAGGAAAGATCTGCCCAGAGGCCCTCATGATCTGGGCTGCTGGAGGTCAGCTGGACGCTGCCCAGCCATGCATTCAGCCAAACGCTGTGAACTTTACTCAAGTGGTTGTGCTGGTCCATGCCAGCTGAAGATTGGCTTCAGCAGTGACGAAGGCACATGCACAAAGGATGATTAAAAAATTCATCTTTCCTTCTTAGCCATTACTATGAATAGATGATGTGTGTCAGCtgatatatgtattttatatctcAGGGCTACGGGGACCACCGGGGACAAAGGGAGAACAAGGAATACAAGGTAAGGCTTTGCTGACACCTGAATTACTTCTGTGGATGAACATAAAGTGGCTTTATGGATGAATTTATGGGCACTCTTGTCCTCAGTCAAGGTGTAAGTCAGTAGGAATGTCACTGGAGTTGAAGGAAATAAGCCTATGTAAAActaatgtggaaaaaaagcaaaatttagctggaaaaacaaatattttaaaagtcaacaCGCACTGGTCACGGTGGGACAGGTCCCCACTGACACCAACATCACAAGAGAGCAGAGTTTGGCTCATGCCCGCAGCTGAGCTGTGGCCTGTGGCTGGCATTCACTGGACATGATACCTGAAGAAGCTTCAGAAAAGTGGTGTTTTCCTCACAGGCTTACAGGGACTGCCAGGTGCAAAGGGGAGCAAAGGAGATGCTGGTCCTGCCGGCCAAACTGGTGAACCAGgagtaagaggagaaaaaggagaaaagggtcTTGCAGGTAAGACTTCTTCAATATCTCAACTTTTCTAAGATTCTCCCATGCATTCCTGTTTAACTTCACTCTACTTGAGATACTAGAAGTCTTCATAGGTCAGATATTTCATAAAAACCCAGACAGCCCTGAGAGTTTCTTGCCAGTCAAAGAGGGAGCTGGATGAGCAGGACACTAGTCCTGTTCCgaacaaatttaatttcatgttaTGTTCTAGTAAACTCCCAAAGGAGTGCTAGGGGAAGGGGACGTGCAAAATATTGACTCTGCACCATGGAAGTCTCTTTATAGAGAGATCTTTGTCTAATGAAAGCCACAGGTATTCAATTAACAGCCTATCACAGACTAAAGCAACAATGTTTGCAGTAGGATTTTCATGGTATAAAATAATACAACGTAATTTATATGCACAAGCATGTGGATGTTAGTCCTCACTTTCATAAAACCTATTTCTGATAACTTTATATCTTGTATAAGCCTGACTTTTATACAACTTAAGTAGAAGGATTATACACTGTATTTCTCCCATGTAACATGCATTAGTGGGCATCTCCTGGGTAGCTTTCACACAGTTGTCCCACATGGCTGCAAGCAAGATAGTAAAAGAAGGTATGTGTGTGGTGCAGGTCAGGGAGGACAGTTGGACAGATTGATTACAGCTTCCTCAGATCTTGCGTCAGATCCCACATGTTCCAGTGTGTTCATTAGCGCAAGTTGCTCCAGAAGAGAAAAGTGAAAGTAGGAGGAACACCGAAAGGTGAGGATAATTTCGGAGCAGAAAGATGAAGGAGATGTCAGTCACTCTTCAGGTGCCATCCAGCCCCGTCACCCTACAGCTTTATGGAAATACCATTGAATGGTAAAGTCAGGTTTGAGGCCAAAGTCGTCTACGGGTGCAGCTAGACAAAGGTCATCCACTGGTTGCAGAGACAATgaatctgttctttttaatttatacaCGTGCCCTGCTGCTTTCTAGGTCTCCAAGGAGAGAAAGGCGAAAAAGGCAAGAAGGGAGAGCCTGGACCCCATGGACCCATGGGTCCTCAGGGACGACAGGGAGTTCCAGGAGTGCCAGGTTTCAATGGTAAGTGCAGAGGACAAAGCACAACCCTCCATCAGCACATGTGTGCCATGGtggaaggctgctgcagctgaagcaTTTGCCTAAGCTTTATTAGCACTGATGCTAGGATGTTGTTACAGGTAGCACAGGGGAGCCTGGACGTCCTGGGCAGAAAGGGGAGACAGGTAAGAAGCACAGAAAGTGTGGTGTCTTCTAGTCATATGAGACTGATCTCTTTTAGATGGTGCTTCAAGACAAGGAAAACCGCAGCATGGGTGAGAGATGATGATGGTAAGAGATGATTAGATGAAGATCCATGTCAATGTTATGCAAACCCATCCAGCAGCCTCGACTATCTCATCTGGATCCCCACTCACTGTgcaggaaaatgagaagaaaagaagggtcCTGCATTGTGGAGGGCCACATCCTCCTTCCTGATGTGTGCACACACAAGGGCAGAAATTGGCTGCTCTTCTTGGAAAGCACTTGTGCCTCTCAAGGCTGACAGTCTGCGAGAATATGGGTCTGTACAGCCTTTCACTCCAGACCATCACTCACTGCGTCGCTCAGATTAGTGTTGCCAGGGAAGGATCACAATTTGGAAAGATccagtgtttgttttgctttcatggGATCGACTCAATTTGCCCAATGTGGGGGCTCATGACTGAGCTATCATTCTTTTTTCGCCTTCGTATGTTGTGTTGTGTTTCACATATGCTGCTTTTGCTCAACCTCAAGGCGAAACTGGACGGCCTGGACCAGCGGGAAGTCCTGGCTTTGAGGGCAGACCTGGTcagaaaggggagaagggagaccGCGGGCCCAGTGGTAATCCAGGTACAACACTACTAAAACCTATAACTCACTGACCTCCTGCTGTGGCCTCATCCTTCTCTGGATTAACCCttactgatttgtttttaattttaggaaCACCAGGCACTGCAGGACTCAAAGGTGAAAAGGGAGACAAAGGAGTAGCAGGTAAAAGAGAATAAACCAGGTTTGGGGTGAGCCACACACATCATGCAGACACTGGAAATGGATTTGCAACAGCAAGGAGGAGATTTGTTGAGTCCTGTTCTGGGAACCTCAACACATCCCAGGATACCATGGTGGGCCTGGACCTCTCCCAGGCTGCTGGAAGGGTAGCTACTCACTGGAGGGGTTATTTCAACCATATGTAACATGCATGAGGAGATGATCTTGCTTGCATTTTTGTATAAATAGAAAATGTGCAAACAAAGCAGATGTTTAGGGTACGCCAAGCAAAAATCTCCCTACCCTGAAGATAAAGACAAATTTCACTGGCTGTAAATCTGATGGGGAAGGGTATTCACTAGCAAGTGAATATGTCCTGGCTTCCTTAAGTTTCAGAAAAAGcagttacttagatgaggcttagctgaaaaatcagaaaactaattctgctttagctcaaaccagaacaataGCATTGTAGGAAGAAGTATCTTCAGAGGCAAACCTAGAGTGACCTGTAACCTAggctttttctttgactttccATCTGAAGAAGGCCATCTCTGTGTCCCAGGGACTCAAATGATAGGGTGACTTCTTGCAATAGAAGCCTATTCCAATGTGCTTATCTTAAATTAACCTTTTTAACCCCAAATTTATATAGTACATACAACCTCTCATCTCCATCAGGAGATGACAAAGGTCCAAGTGCTGCACATTGCTGCATTCATTGATATCTGGATGATAGGGATGGGAGTCACCTCGGCCAACATTATATACTTGCATATGTCTGATTCTCCTAAATTTCCATGTCTAGGCTTTCTAGACAGTCAGTGAAGACCCACCGGGAGGGAGGGTCTCTTTTCCATCAGTGAAGTTTAGGACATGAAATAAATGACCAGAAGTCAATCTCCTTCAGGAGAAGACAATTCTCCACTGCCCgtattttctttattgatgAGATCTGCTCTAAGTATGGTGGGAAATAAGACACCTACATCAGAAATAGATGACTAAAGTGTAGATAGTGAAACTAAACAAGCAGAAATCCATCCTAGATGCTAGTTTGTAGAACCTTTTGTAAGTGTATAAATATCTGTCTtataaatttttgtttgtttaatttgatGATCTTAGGTCTTCCAggacaaaagggagaaaagggagaccAGGGCCTGGCAGGTAAAGATTCACTTGACAGATGAATTATTCTATATATGATAATATATATGCTTTAAATATGGGACATTAAATGTCACATTCTACTTCTCTGTGTCAATGTGAAATGCTTGTCATGTTCTGTATTTGGGAAGGGACAAAGGCAATGACTTTCTTGCTTTACACCCAGGCAGACAAGGCCTAATTGGTCAAAAAGGAAGCAAGGGTGATTACGGCAGTCAGGGTCCAAAAGGAGTacctggagaaaaaggagacaagGGAGACCGTGGATCATCTGGTAAGGCTGTTTGCCACAGGTTCTGTGGAGTGGATGGTGCATTTGGTTTGGGGATTGTACATCACACACTGGCACAAGCTGCTCTGGGGCACGTTTACAGAGCTCCTTTGGAAGAACTCAATAGACAGATCAGTCTTCCCAGAAGATAAACGTGCAGAGTGTCATATTTACACCTTGGGAGGTGTGCTAAAAGACATTCAAGGAAACATACGTTAGATTTTTCTCAAATCCCTGATCTCACAGAAAACTGGAACAATCCATGTTCCTCCTTGCTTTGTACAGAGAGATCTTGAAGCATCCCGCAGCACTGGGATAAACCCCACATAAACGTAGCAGTCAGGAACAGGGAATCTGAAACACTAGGACTGTTTAACTATGCCTCACTAATTGCAGGACacaaaaataatacacaaaaataatccaaaagGCCCAACACTACAGCTAATCCCCATCCTTATCCCCCTCTCTTCCAATCACAGAATGTGTCCAAAAACCCTAAGACCTGCagaaacaatattaaaaacagGCCATAGGAAGCAAACAGACCTCCAAATGCTTCTTCTTTTAATTGCTTACACTGAACACTACAACAGtcctcagaaataaaataaactgcagcCTAACTGGGGCTGCTCTGCGCACTCTTCTTCTGGAGCGTTGCCTCTGGAGGAGGCGGAAAGCATAATTGGGGTGACCCCAGGTTAGAGACTGCTCTCTGGTGAATCTCAGCTCCTGGTCTGCAGAAGAAGATGACAATTTGTGCTTTGTGGAGGTAGCTTTTGGGGGAAGAGCTCATCGTGTTTTTCAAGCACACCCAATTGTTCAGAAAAAGTTAATAACTGGATTTCCCCTCAAACAGCTGCCAAATATTTGATTGTTCTTTAATttggaacaggttccccaggaATGAAAGGGAGCAAAGGTGAAAAGGGAGAAGGTACTggacttttatttcttcttctctcacTTGCTTTCTGGCACTGAAGCTATCTGAGATCAGGCCCGACATGTCTCCTGTGCACACTGCTTAACCTGCAACATAGCTACCAGAACCAAGGGGTCCATGTGCTGAGCTCCAGCATGGTGTCTCCAGACCTGAGAGAGGACCCAAAACTGTTCAGATCTGAGCTACAAGTAACTTCTAGTCTGAACCTGGCTACAGACACGGGGATGGAAATATTCATCTGATTTGGGCAGTCACTGCTTCTATatttcaatgtgtttttttcctcatgccTGTTAGACTAGtagagttattttcttttcctctgaagtgTCAGGCAACTTCAATCAATTTATACGAATCGCGGGAGGAGGCAAGAGGGGCCGTGTGGAAATCTTTCACCAAGGGTTGTGGGGAACAATATGTGATGATGGCTGGGGCATCCAAGATGCCAATGTGGTGTGCCGAATGCTGGGATACAACCGCGCAGTCTCCAGCTTCACAGCAACAGCAGGTGAGTCCACAACACACTTCCCCCTCCTTGGGCTGGACCTCCAGGCAGGAAGGCACTACCTGCCTGGCATGGGAGGTTACACACACCCAGAAAGCACCACAGCAAGGTCCTCTACAtgagcagcaggagaacagAGGGTTTCCTTAAAGGGGCAGCTTGTTCTCTTTGGAATGAGGGAGCTGCATATTAAGTGCTGCTTGAACTATGCTCAAAGGCTTGATTTCCAACAAGCTAACCTTGTAACCCAACACATATCTGCTATCCACAGGGGtctctttagaaaaaaaaattcacattcctctttcttttgtcCAACTGgggcatttttttgtttgttttatttttcttccaaaggtGCTGGAAAAATTTGGCTTGATGATGTGAATTGCAGAGGGCACGAATATTCGATTTTTGACTGTGAAAAGCCTGACTGGGGTGTGAACAACTGCTCCCACAGTGAGGATGCTGGGGTGGAGTGTGTTTGATGCGACACAGATGCGGCTCTGGGAGCAACTGCCTGCATCGACCCTCTATGGGGCTCTTGTTCATAACGCGAACCCAATTTCATCAAGCTGTGCTTATAGTCTCTTCACCAGGTCGTAACAATATTGACAGACAAAGCTGAATTTTCCATAAATCCAATAATGGTTGCAAGACCCATAGATAACCTGAAATGTCCTAGTTGTTGCAAACCACCAGAGTTCAGGCATGTGAGCCAGTTCACAGCTTTTCCAGCAGCC includes:
- the MARCO gene encoding macrophage receptor MARCO isoform X1 — translated: MATESTEDPAAPWMSTDPHPRRIPCAEDCPEPQRKQHMTAAAWVRRALPGTYRQLSPAGLEPQSQRKPSACCSRAALCIYLLLLTAGQGLLTYKVFKMQREILKLQEKNTSYKEEILESSFANKQLSERNFAVEHMRHEENWRRSLEEEITIVKNSNANLMMMVNNITLVAGPPGHRGEPGPPGLRGPPGTKGEQGIQGLQGLPGAKGSKGDAGPAGQTGEPGVRGEKGEKGLAGLQGEKGEKGKKGEPGPHGPMGPQGRQGVPGVPGFNGSTGEPGRPGQKGETGETGRPGPAGSPGFEGRPGQKGEKGDRGPSGNPGTPGTAGLKGEKGDKGVAGLPGQKGEKGDQGLAGRQGLIGQKGSKGDYGSQGPKGVPGEKGDKGDRGSSGSPGMKGSKGEKGEVSGNFNQFIRIAGGGKRGRVEIFHQGLWGTICDDGWGIQDANVVCRMLGYNRAVSSFTATAGAGKIWLDDVNCRGHEYSIFDCEKPDWGVNNCSHSEDAGVECV
- the MARCO gene encoding macrophage receptor MARCO isoform X2, encoding MKINDTYREERNSNDMSTFSISDKMGFASASTTTFQISEPQSQRKPSACCSRAALCIYLLLLTAGQGLLTYKVFKMQREILKLQEKNTSYKEEILESSFANKQLSERNFAVEHMRHEENWRRSLEEEITIVKNSNANLMMMVNNITLVAGPPGHRGEPGPPGLRGPPGTKGEQGIQGLQGLPGAKGSKGDAGPAGQTGEPGVRGEKGEKGLAGLQGEKGEKGKKGEPGPHGPMGPQGRQGVPGVPGFNGSTGEPGRPGQKGETGETGRPGPAGSPGFEGRPGQKGEKGDRGPSGNPGTPGTAGLKGEKGDKGVAGLPGQKGEKGDQGLAGRQGLIGQKGSKGDYGSQGPKGVPGEKGDKGDRGSSGSPGMKGSKGEKGEVSGNFNQFIRIAGGGKRGRVEIFHQGLWGTICDDGWGIQDANVVCRMLGYNRAVSSFTATAGAGKIWLDDVNCRGHEYSIFDCEKPDWGVNNCSHSEDAGVECV